A genomic segment from Planktothrix tepida PCC 9214 encodes:
- a CDS encoding ABC transporter ATP-binding protein — protein sequence MLQAATQNQGAIGAETKLDVELRKVFKVFNGETAVRGVDLDIRRGEFFSILGPSGCGKTTTLRLIAGFEMPSAGEVLIRGQSVTQTPPYLRPVNTVFQSYALFNHLTVWENIAFGLRLKRKSKSEIEEKVREALSLVKMESFANRYPSQLSGGQQQRVALARALVNRPAVLLLDEPLGALDLKLRKQMQMELTNLHRNLGLTFIMVTHDQEEAMSLSDRIAVMHDGRIEQIGSPNEIYEYPQTPFVADFIGDTNLFRGTVESADVSRLYIVTDTGLSIEIQQIEIPGIQLPQQDLRTGASAVVSVRPEKVTLSFYPVSGAVNCFEGRLLNAMYLGTHIQYVVKLLSGENVMVRQPKTGDSLPDSNTPVYVCWGTTDCLALPEQK from the coding sequence ATGCTGCAAGCGGCTACGCAGAATCAAGGTGCTATTGGGGCTGAAACCAAGCTCGATGTTGAACTTCGGAAAGTCTTCAAGGTCTTTAATGGGGAAACGGCTGTTCGTGGCGTAGATCTCGATATTCGCCGAGGAGAATTTTTTAGTATTTTAGGGCCATCGGGTTGTGGCAAAACTACAACGCTGCGATTGATTGCCGGGTTTGAAATGCCCTCTGCTGGAGAAGTCTTGATTCGGGGTCAGTCCGTGACCCAAACTCCCCCCTATCTGCGTCCAGTGAATACCGTTTTTCAAAGTTATGCTTTGTTTAACCATTTGACAGTCTGGGAAAATATTGCCTTTGGACTCCGACTCAAACGCAAAAGCAAGTCGGAAATTGAAGAGAAAGTGCGCGAAGCCTTAAGTTTAGTCAAAATGGAATCCTTTGCCAATCGTTACCCCTCTCAACTGTCTGGGGGTCAACAACAACGGGTTGCTTTAGCCAGGGCATTAGTCAATCGTCCGGCGGTGTTATTGTTAGATGAACCGTTAGGGGCTTTGGATTTAAAACTCCGCAAACAAATGCAGATGGAACTCACCAACCTCCATCGCAATTTGGGGTTAACCTTTATCATGGTGACTCACGACCAAGAAGAAGCCATGAGTTTGTCTGACCGCATTGCTGTCATGCACGATGGCCGAATTGAACAAATTGGCAGTCCGAACGAGATTTATGAATATCCTCAAACGCCATTTGTGGCTGATTTTATTGGCGATACAAATCTATTTCGAGGAACGGTTGAAAGTGCTGATGTCTCCCGTTTATATATTGTCACCGACACCGGATTAAGTATTGAAATTCAACAGATTGAAATTCCCGGTATTCAACTCCCGCAACAGGATTTAAGAACAGGTGCATCGGCGGTTGTCAGTGTGCGTCCTGAGAAAGTTACATTAAGTTTTTATCCCGTTAGCGGTGCTGTGAATTGTTTTGAAGGTCGTTTACTCAATGCAATGTATTTGGGAACCCATATTCAATATGTGGTGAAATTACTATCGGGGGAAAATGTTATGGTTCGTCAACCCAAAACAGGGGATAGTTTACCTGATAGTAATACTCCCGTTTATGTGTGTTGGGGTACAACAGATTGTTTAGCTTTACCCGAACAAAAATAA
- a CDS encoding calcium-binding protein, whose protein sequence is MPNSIPINPDLLNPFPFPFPSLFDPVVLYGDEGNNLLTGGLGHDSLYGGGGDDSLIGNWGSDALFGGDGQDLLEGNEGNDSLYGEFGNDALDGGSGNDLLQGGPGNDSLTGNTGNDSLDGYKGSESLPLASRVQYDNLTGGTEADLFILGRLRPISSYYGPTDQPIVYYVGDGYATITDFNRTEGDKIQVANDFGLLQYSLIPYAGGTYIRQQSDLIADVKNVTVTASDLSVLRPGFNPIPNFPQF, encoded by the coding sequence ATGCCTAACTCGATTCCGATTAATCCTGATTTGCTTAATCCTTTTCCTTTTCCTTTTCCCTCATTATTTGATCCTGTTGTGTTGTATGGAGATGAGGGAAATAATCTACTCACAGGTGGGCTTGGTCACGATAGTTTGTATGGCGGAGGAGGTGATGATAGTCTGATTGGGAATTGGGGAAGTGATGCTTTATTCGGGGGTGACGGTCAGGATTTATTAGAAGGAAATGAAGGTAATGATTCCCTTTATGGTGAGTTTGGAAATGATGCTTTAGATGGAGGTTCGGGGAATGATTTGTTGCAGGGGGGGCCGGGAAATGATTCTCTGACTGGAAATACTGGAAACGATAGTTTAGATGGTTATAAAGGTTCCGAATCATTACCGTTAGCATCGAGAGTTCAGTATGATAATTTGACAGGGGGAACGGAGGCGGATCTTTTTATATTGGGAAGACTTCGCCCGATTTCTAGTTACTATGGCCCCACTGATCAGCCCATTGTTTATTATGTTGGGGACGGTTACGCCACTATTACAGATTTTAACCGTACTGAAGGGGATAAAATTCAAGTTGCTAATGATTTTGGACTACTTCAATACAGTCTTATCCCCTATGCAGGTGGAACCTATATTCGTCAACAAAGTGATTTAATTGCTGATGTTAAGAATGTAACTGTAACTGCATCGGATTTATCAGTTCTGCGACCTGGATTTAATCCCATCCCGAACTTTCCTCAATTTTAG